From Dendropsophus ebraccatus isolate aDenEbr1 chromosome 10, aDenEbr1.pat, whole genome shotgun sequence:
CTAGACCGAGCCGTCCAGAATTACAGGGCACAGCATCAGAAGCCGGAGACCCGGAGAGAATTTGACCTGTATGATCCGGACGCACTGAAGAAGGACAGGCCCGCCAGAGTGAGCGACGATGACCCCAGGTGCGGACCTGCCAGCTTGCAAAAGTTTGACGGAGAAGACCTGAGCGAGAAGAAGCGGAGAGAGCTGCAGACAGACATGACCAAAAAGTGTCTGACCGAACAGAAAGATGAAAGGAAGAGGAGTGAAGCACAGCAGAAGTATGCAGGTAGGTCACAAGGACAATtggtacccccccacccccccattatTGCCTGTTATGTAACTATAGTCTGGGAGGGATCTGACCTCTGCTCAGTGCTGCTTCATAGCACTCCTGTCTCCTCAGTTCAGttcagaatgattatcgtttaaaaattcgctaAAATGATTGAAATGAACtactatctgtctgtgtaataacacccaacgatgaagcaatgaaaaatcgttcattttagtcattcgacatgttgaaaaattatcattAGTGCGCCGATCGTTTGCATATTTGTTCCTGTTATAAGTCTttcgccgataaaacatgttgtgtgggctgtcctgaggagcgattagcgaccatataatgaCGTAAAAGCGATCGCTCATAACAACAATAACATTCAATCGGTGAGTGTAATATCCTCAGGATTGTTCACTAAAAAATCGCTAGTTATCAGTAGCAaatctttgaacgataatcgctcagtgtaatacagacttttgcatatttgtatttcccagggggcaatccacctaggatttcactgcatggCGCTCTTtacaggagaagtccggtgaaaatttttattaaagtattgtattgcccccaaaagttatacaaatcaccaatttacacttattacgggaaatgcttataaagtgcttttttccctgcactttctactgcatcaaggcttcacttcctggataacatggtgatgtcacttcctggataacatggtgctgtcacttcctggataacatggtgatgtcacttcctggataacatggtgatgtcacttcctggataacatggtgatgtcacgacccgactcccagagctgtgcgggctgtggctgctggagaggatgatagcagagggatgctcagtgtccctccagtgccctgtgtccccctgccatcatcctctcctgcagccacagcccgcacagctctgggagtcggattgtgacatcaccattttatccaggaattgacatcaccatgttatccaggaattgacatcaccatgttatccaggaagtgacatcaccatgttatccaggaagtgacatcaccatgttatccaggaagtgacatcaccatgttatccaggcagtgacatcaccatgttatccaggaagtgacatcaccatgttatccaggaagtgacatcaccatgttatccaggcagtgacatcaccatgttatccaggaagtgacatcaccatgttatccaggaagtgacatcaccatgttatccaggcagtgaagcctagatgcagtaataagtgcagggaaaaaaagcactttatgtgcatttcccttttggggggcaatacaatactttaataaaaattttcactggacttctccttgaaCCAGCAGCCGACAATGTTATCtttggcttgtctccctgagatcagtgatctgtttaccaTTGTCAGGATTGGTGGATCCTCACTGACCATCTACAATGGTGACTGCCAATACATCTTTTTGCAGAGCCTTTATTCTTGCCCATATGCTTTACTATGCCAGTATAAGTATAGCTTGGCATGGGTGTCCTGAGCAAGGCCCACAGGTCTGCCAGGTTTGTTGTCCTATTAGGCCCTGCAGACAGGAGGATCAGGTAGGATGCCGGTCAACATTATAATAGGTTTTCTAAACCAGACCAGCCCTTATAATGAGTATGTATTTTGGAATTGTTCCCCTACAATTTTTTATGTGAATTTTGTAAGAAGTAATTCTTCTTTTGGCGACTTTTAATTAATGTGAATTTCagatattaaataataataattttattattattgttaataataataataataataataaattcctTTAATTTATTATTGACTTTTTAATGAAAAGGtagaagaaattaaaaaaaaataggggaAAATAGCACTCCACAACCAGCTCTTATTTCTTATGGCTGCAGATAATTTATACGACATGAAGAGAATAGAACTGGATGAGAGAGCACAACACCTGAGCACGATGGAAGAGGAGTGCCGCAAGGCAGTGGACATGGCCACCAATAGTTATAACCAAGCCTTGGTAAGTCGCCCGGCTTCTCCTTATCCCCAGTGATGACAGATGTTTTACGTCTTGTCCATGACTGTGATCTCCACATTTTTGCAGGCCATGGAGGCATCAGAGCGCAGGAGACTGCACAAACAACAGGAAGAAGACAATAATTTTGCTGAGATTTACAACCACCTGACAGGAGACATACTGACGGAGAACCCTGCCGTGGCGGTCAGCGCCTTTGGGCCTCACCGCGTCGTGCCCGATCGCTGGAAGGGAATGAGCCCGGAGCAGCTGAAAGCCATCTTAGACATTCAGAAGCAGCAATGCCAAGAAAAAGAGGTAGCGTCTTGAATGCTGTTTAATTAATGgggactgtcactttaaaaaaaaaataattgacatggtaCGTCCTTTTATTTCATTCTTCTTCTCTAACACAGTGGAAACAGCGTCCCCTAGACTTTGGTGTTTGAAGAAGCATTGCATGTATAGGTGTAGATACAAGGCAGGAGCGTCTGCCTGGTCACCTGCAGGGGCAACACTTTACAGGACTATCAtcaaaggggtgctccagcaacaacaacaaaaaaatcttttcaattcactagtgccagaaagtgccagagatttaaaacttgcttctattaaaaaaatctccagtcttccagtacttattagctgctgtatgtcctgcaggaagtggtgtactctttccagtctgacacactgctctctgctgccacctctgtccatgtcaggaagtgtccacagcagtagcaaatccccatagaaaacctctactgctctggacagttcctgacatggacagaggtggcagcagggagcactgtgtcagactgaaaagaatacatcactttatgcagaacatacagcagctgataagtactggaagactgaaaaaaATTAATAGACGCTAagtacaaatctctagcactttctgacagcatttgatttgaaagattttttttttttttttaactggagtACCAATGCAGTTACCTATTACAGCAGCATTGACCAGGGGTGTCAAGCTGTGGCCCTCAAGCTGTAGCATAACagcaattcccattatgcctggacagctaaagtttagcagcagctggagggccagacaTTTGACACGGCTGGCGTAGATGATACCAGACATTAACCATGTTATCTCCTACAGTGGTGGATCTGAATACTGCTGCACAGAATATATCATGTAGTCACTATCTCATATTGATGTTCTCAGAGACTGAAAGAAGAGGAGAAGCAGGATAACATGGAGTGGGACAGACAGAGAGTCCTGGCTGCACGGGCTGCAATGAACATGGAACAACAAGAGCAGGAATTCAGCAGAGAAACGAGGATGAGACTGGACGGCTATAACCAGCAGCTGAGCCGGGAGCAGAGGGCACAGTGAGTATCTATAGGCTGTGCTATTTATGGGAAACTGTATTCGGAAGGGGTGATAGCAGATCATTGAGGAACAGACACAGCAAGGAACATCATCAGACCTTAACTATTTAAAtcagggggtagggaaccttggctctccagctgttgcaaaactacaactcccatcatgcttggatagccaaagctaaagctttggctgtccaggcatgatgggagttgtagtttttctgcagctagagccaaggttccctacccctgatttaaAGTTTTATAGACATTTCAAATGTTATAATCTGTctgggagaagatgctgggagaAGATTTCCACTCCATGTTGCTTGAtagacttatggtccttttacacgaagcgatactTCGAATGGGATGATTAACGCGCAATCGAatgattaatgattttgaagtaatgatgtgttttttcgAATGATCAGTGTTAAGATGAAACCATAAgtcgtttgaaaaaatcgttattacgatcgatttaagaaaatttgaacgataatcgttctgtgtaaagggaccataaggaccctattacacggattaAAAAGGCAGGAATGCTCATTGACAATTATTGTCCCAGGCAACTAATGAAAAAATcacttgtttgttggctgatcgcatctATTGTGCGGCCTTTTAAATAATTGTTagttggccgcacatcttcctaTGTAAACATTATGATGAAAATGAATAGGC
This genomic window contains:
- the LOC138802458 gene encoding RIB43A-like with coiled-coils protein 2 isoform X2, which codes for MYKLDLPVDLKEVAAIERRRNKEQQRQSRIFNAKARTMGVDVATLGKQVEERRTMERTEKAREEAFDADREQYDKIALMLEQREQQLSRDLDRAVQNYRAQHQKPETRREFDLYDPDALKKDRPARVSDDDPRCGPASLQKFDGEDLSEKKRRELQTDMTKKCLTEQKDERKRSEAQQKYADNLYDMKRIELDERAQHLSTMEEECRKAVDMATNSYNQALAMEASERRRLHKQQEEDNNFAEIYNHLTGDILTENPAVAVSAFGPHRVVPDRWKGMSPEQLKAILDIQKQQCQEKERLKEEEKQDNMEWDRQRVLAARAAMNMEQQEQEFSRETRMRLDGYNQQLSREQRAHLEYLDNVVYTNSPTAHYHTQFNTTSR
- the LOC138802458 gene encoding RIB43A-like with coiled-coils protein 2 isoform X1, with the translated sequence MYGRELFLCCLQWRNAMYKLDLPVDLKEVAAIERRRNKEQQRQSRIFNAKARTMGVDVATLGKQVEERRTMERTEKAREEAFDADREQYDKIALMLEQREQQLSRDLDRAVQNYRAQHQKPETRREFDLYDPDALKKDRPARVSDDDPRCGPASLQKFDGEDLSEKKRRELQTDMTKKCLTEQKDERKRSEAQQKYADNLYDMKRIELDERAQHLSTMEEECRKAVDMATNSYNQALAMEASERRRLHKQQEEDNNFAEIYNHLTGDILTENPAVAVSAFGPHRVVPDRWKGMSPEQLKAILDIQKQQCQEKERLKEEEKQDNMEWDRQRVLAARAAMNMEQQEQEFSRETRMRLDGYNQQLSREQRAHLEYLDNVVYTNSPTAHYHTQFNTTSR